The Bradyrhizobium sp. LLZ17 genomic sequence CGTGTCGCTGACGCTGAGGTTTTCGAAGCTGGTGCTCATACCGTGTTTCCGTTGTCTGTCGTCGCGATCATGCGGGGCGGATGGTCTGGCCGCGGCCGGAACAGATGACGTCGCCGTGCTGGTTGAAGAACACGTTGTCGTGGACGACGAAGAGGCGCTCGCGCTTGATGAATTTGTCCAGTGCGCGGGCCTGCAGCGTGATGGTGTCTCCGGGCCGTGCAGGCTTGTTGTAGCACCAGGATTGGCCGGCATTGATCGTCCCCGGCGTTCGCATCCAGTCGTCCATCGGGGTGCAGGCGAACATCAGCAGGATGTGGATCGACGGCGGTGCGATCAGCCCGCCATAGTGCGTTGTCCTTGCGTAGGCCTCGTCGAAATAGAGCGGGTGATCTTCGCCGACGGAGCGGCAATAGAGCTGGATCGCTTCGAGCGTCAGCTTGTAGGGGATCG encodes the following:
- a CDS encoding MaoC family dehydratase yields the protein MSSFETDFWKDANLRKVWDEIVPGEPRKTIPYKLTLEAIQLYCRSVGEDHPLYFDEAYARTTHYGGLIAPPSIHILLMFACTPMDDWMRTPGTINAGQSWCYNKPARPGDTITLQARALDKFIKRERLFVVHDNVFFNQHGDVICSGRGQTIRPA